The Streptomyces rimosus genomic interval TGACGGGCGCGACGGTACGGGCCCTGCGCGCGGCGGCCGAGGGGGCCGACGCCGCGCTGCTGCGCGACGCGGAGGGCAAGGACCAGCCGCTGGTCGCCGCGTACCGGGCCGAGCCGCTGCGGCGTGCGCTGGCCGCCGTACGGGCCGAACGCGGCACGCTTGCCGGGCAGCCGCTGCGTGCGCTGCTGGCCCATCTGACCCCGCGCCGGGTGCCCGATCCGACGGCCACCGCGTCCTTCGACTGCGACACCTGGGAGGACATCGAGGCGGCACGCGCCCGGATCGGAGCGGTACGCGCCCGTATCAGGGAGCATGGAACCGTGTTGGACGAATGGATCACCGCAGCCAAGGCCGAGCTGGGCATCGAACTCGATGTGGACACGGCGGCACTCCTGGACCTCGCGCGCGACGCGGCGCACGGTGTGGCGCGGCCGGCCGCTCCGCTGACCACCTTCCTGGTCGGTTACGCCGCCGCTCAGCAGGGCCGGGACGTGTCCGTACTGGCGGCCAAGGCGGCCGCGCTGGCCAACCGGTGGGCCGCCGAGGCCGCCGAGAACGCCGACGCCACGCCGGAGGCCGCGCCCGAGGCCAAGCCGAAAGCGAAGCCGGCTAAATGATGGAAGGGGAGTTCGACGACGCGTTGGCGCTGGCCAACGGCAGCCCGGTCGTACCGGCGCGGCCGGAGGACCGCCGGGCACCGGAGGACCGCCGGATGCCGGAGGGCCACTGGGACCCG includes:
- a CDS encoding NTP transferase domain-containing protein, with protein sequence MTDQQPPQDRGPRAADGALHGGAASAPADSGTYDVIVPAGGAARRLGGVDKPGLTVGGRSLLDRVLDACPDAATAVVVGPPRPTARPVVHTREEPPGGGPLAALDAGLRHTTAPVVLVLSADLPFLTGATVRALRAAAEGADAALLRDAEGKDQPLVAAYRAEPLRRALAAVRAERGTLAGQPLRALLAHLTPRRVPDPTATASFDCDTWEDIEAARARIGAVRARIREHGTVLDEWITAAKAELGIELDVDTAALLDLARDAAHGVARPAAPLTTFLVGYAAAQQGRDVSVLAAKAAALANRWAAEAAENADATPEAAPEAKPKAKPAK